In Paenibacillus xylanilyticus, the genomic window TTCTTCGCCATTGGATTCAATGACTTTTTTGTACCAGTGGAAGCTCTTCTTCGGCGTTCTGCTCAGATCACCATTTCCATCATTATCCTTGTTGACATGAATGAAGCCGTAACGCTTCTTTATCTCTCCGGTCGATGCGCTGACGAGGTCAATACATCCCCACATCGTGTAGGCAATGAGCTCCACTCCATCCGCGACTGCTTCTTTCATTTGCTCAATATGGCCTCTCAAATAATCAATGCGATAGTCATCCTGAATGGTGCCATCTGCTTCTACCACATCGACTGCACCCAGACCATTCTCAACGACCATTAATGGCACCTGATAGCGATCATAGAGATGATTCAGCGTGTAACGCAATCCTTTCGGGTCAATCTGCCAGCCCCAGTCGGAAGCTTCCAGGTACGGATTTTTGATCCCGCCCAGCAGGTTGCCCCCGGCTCTCTCCAAGGACTGGTCCGCACTTTCAACCAAGGACATATAATAGCTGAAGGAGTAGAAATCCACGCAGCCCTCACGCAGGGTTTGCTCATCTTCCGGCTGCATTTCGATCTGAATGCCCTGCTCTGCGAAGAAACGTTTGGCGAAACCAGGATATGCTCCTCTCACTTGCACGTCCCCACAGATCATATTGGAGAGCTGATCCTTCTTCTGCGCAAGCAAAATGTCATCCGGATTACACGTGTTCGGATAAGTTGTCATGAACGCAACCATGCAGCCGATTTGGAAATCGGGGTTAATCTCATGTCCAAGCTTGACGGCCTTCGCACTCGCCACGAACTGATGATGCAGGGCCTGGAAGCGGGTTTGCGGATCGTCGATGCCGTCCGTCAATGTTTCTTTTCCTTCAAACAGAATTCCCGCCGCCATATATGCGCCCATCGGCATGGTGAGACAGTTGATCTCATTGAATGTCAGCCAATACTTCACCTGATCCTTATAACGGTTGAACAGAGTTTTACAATAACGGAGGTAACAATCGATCACTTCGCGCGAAGCCCATCCGTTGTATTTTTGCGTCAGACCAAATGGTGTCTCATAGTGAGAGATGGTTACCAACGGTTCGATGTTATATTTTTTCAATTCGGCAAAAACTTGATCATAGAACTGCAATCCCTCTTCGTTGGGCTCTAGATCATAACCGTTCGGATAGATCCGGGACCAGTTGATGGACATGCGGAACATTTTGAAGCCCATCTCTGCCATCAAGGCAATATCTTCTTTGTAATGTCCGTAAAAGTCTACAGCCTCATGGCTCGGGTAATACGTGCCCTCTTCAAGTACTGGCGTAATCCGCCGCGGAGTCGTATGAGTTCCGCCTGTCATCATATCGGATGTGCTCGGACCTTTGCCTCCCTGATTCCATCCGCCTTCGAATTGATTGGCAGCTGTTGCGCCGCCCCAGTAAAATCCATCTTTCATCTTCATGACAAGTCCTCCTATGAATGAGCTGCTTAACACTGTAATACCAGTGTAGCATCCATACCCTGACACCTATTGTCATGGTATAATCATAGCATGGAAAATAACCGATTATTTCGAATGCTGCTGCTGTTACTCGAGAAGAAAAAAGCCACCGCGCCCGAACTCGCCCGCT contains:
- a CDS encoding glycoside hydrolase family 1 protein produces the protein MKMKDGFYWGGATAANQFEGGWNQGGKGPSTSDMMTGGTHTTPRRITPVLEEGTYYPSHEAVDFYGHYKEDIALMAEMGFKMFRMSINWSRIYPNGYDLEPNEEGLQFYDQVFAELKKYNIEPLVTISHYETPFGLTQKYNGWASREVIDCYLRYCKTLFNRYKDQVKYWLTFNEINCLTMPMGAYMAAGILFEGKETLTDGIDDPQTRFQALHHQFVASAKAVKLGHEINPDFQIGCMVAFMTTYPNTCNPDDILLAQKKDQLSNMICGDVQVRGAYPGFAKRFFAEQGIQIEMQPEDEQTLREGCVDFYSFSYYMSLVESADQSLERAGGNLLGGIKNPYLEASDWGWQIDPKGLRYTLNHLYDRYQVPLMVVENGLGAVDVVEADGTIQDDYRIDYLRGHIEQMKEAVADGVELIAYTMWGCIDLVSASTGEIKKRYGFIHVNKDNDGNGDLSRTPKKSFHWYKKVIESNGEEL